A region of Candidatus Diapherotrites archaeon DNA encodes the following proteins:
- a CDS encoding threonylcarbamoyl-AMP synthase produces the protein MKTKTIVLSEKNFPSAVEAACSVLRKGGLVVYPTETCYGLGCIATDGKAVAKVFAAKRRGPEKALSIIVSGVPMAEKFAVLDGCSMRLAKKFFPGPLTLVTEKTQAVPDVLSKDGIAFRVSSNRFACAVVEALGAPIVSSSANFEDEPEIYSGNAVAKKFSGTADLVVNAGVLEKNVPSTIFDCRAKMILREGAISAKEVFRALS, from the coding sequence TTGAAAACGAAAACAATTGTCCTCTCGGAAAAAAATTTTCCCTCCGCTGTTGAAGCCGCATGCAGTGTTTTGCGCAAAGGCGGGCTTGTGGTCTATCCGACCGAAACATGCTATGGCCTGGGCTGCATTGCAACGGACGGGAAAGCCGTTGCAAAGGTTTTTGCGGCAAAAAGGCGCGGCCCGGAAAAAGCGCTTTCCATAATCGTCTCCGGCGTTCCGATGGCAGAAAAGTTTGCAGTTCTCGATGGCTGTTCAATGCGCCTCGCCAAAAAATTTTTTCCCGGCCCTCTGACGCTTGTCACGGAAAAGACTCAAGCGGTTCCGGATGTTCTGAGCAAAGATGGCATCGCATTCAGGGTTTCATCGAACAGGTTTGCGTGCGCGGTTGTTGAAGCCCTGGGCGCGCCCATTGTGAGTTCGAGCGCGAACTTCGAGGACGAACCGGAAATTTATTCCGGGAACGCTGTGGCAAAAAAGTTTTCGGGCACCGCCGATTTGGTTGTCAATGCGGGCGTTCTTGAAAAAAATGTTCCTTCGACGATTTTTGACTGCCGAGCAAAGATGATACTGCGCGAGGGCGCGATTTCCGCAAAAGAGGTTTTCCGCGCCTTATCCTAA
- a CDS encoding DNA-directed RNA polymerase, subunit E'', whose amino-acid sequence MSKEKACRNCRMVVEDSKVCPNCNGNAFTTFWRGYSMIINPEQSEIAKKVGTQKVGKFALRLSR is encoded by the coding sequence ATGAGCAAGGAAAAGGCCTGCAGGAACTGCAGAATGGTTGTCGAGGACTCCAAGGTTTGCCCGAATTGCAACGGCAATGCCTTCACGACTTTCTGGAGGGGTTATTCCATGATAATCAATCCGGAGCAGAGCGAGATCGCCAAAAAGGTGGGCACGCAAAAGGTCGGCAAGTTTGCATTAAGGTTGAGCAGGTGA
- a CDS encoding M50 family metallopeptidase, with the protein MPIMQSLRVFWFLLFPGVIIHELGHYVFSLLAGVRVYRVKLFSLQGPAYVVHERPRSTLAAVLISIAPFFVGAFLGVQFLLFSQTAQSQAMKYLFWWLGFSTLYYAFPSDHDAENAYNSLSRSFDRKMNARTGAITKAFWTVYAVIVFVPTIALVWTLKIFHNSEVLKFLFAAGIFAFFLG; encoded by the coding sequence ATGCCCATAATGCAGAGTCTGCGCGTGTTCTGGTTTTTGCTTTTTCCGGGCGTGATAATCCACGAGCTGGGCCACTACGTTTTTTCACTGCTCGCAGGAGTGAGGGTTTACAGGGTAAAACTGTTCAGCCTGCAGGGCCCGGCGTATGTCGTACATGAGCGGCCAAGGTCGACCCTGGCTGCGGTGCTGATAAGCATTGCGCCATTTTTTGTGGGCGCATTCCTCGGAGTGCAGTTCCTGCTTTTCAGCCAGACCGCGCAAAGCCAGGCAATGAAATACCTTTTCTGGTGGCTCGGGTTCTCGACACTGTATTATGCTTTTCCCAGCGACCACGACGCGGAAAACGCGTACAACAGCCTTTCGAGGTCGTTTGACAGGAAAATGAATGCGAGGACAGGCGCGATAACAAAGGCGTTCTGGACTGTTTATGCCGTGATAGTGTTCGTTCCCACGATTGCGCTGGTTTGGACGCTCAAAATTTTCCACAACTCAGAAGTCCTGAAATTCCTGTTTGCCGCAGGAATCTTCGCATTCTTTTTAGGATAA
- a CDS encoding CPBP family intramembrane metalloprotease codes for MPDPLFFALDLSLVLLPYAFICASKKLNPFRMDSVKAFLADLRLKPEISKKAFFQALFLALALLLFSSALSFGLEMAGLNDLEKVDDAISGISSRPFFLAYVLLVAVPAEEIFFRGFLVKRTGAVMSSVLFGLAHIGFGSMAEILGAFVLGLVLAKAFERNQNLFPNIFAHMLYNAGVVLLAVIA; via the coding sequence ATGCCTGACCCGCTTTTTTTCGCGCTTGACCTTTCACTAGTCCTGCTGCCATACGCGTTCATCTGCGCTTCAAAGAAACTGAATCCATTCCGCATGGATTCAGTGAAGGCTTTTCTTGCGGACCTTCGCCTGAAACCGGAAATTTCAAAAAAAGCGTTTTTCCAGGCGCTTTTTCTTGCGCTTGCATTGCTGCTGTTTTCTTCCGCGCTTTCGTTCGGCCTTGAAATGGCGGGCCTGAACGACCTTGAAAAAGTTGACGATGCCATAAGCGGCATTTCATCGCGCCCGTTTTTTCTTGCATACGTCCTGCTCGTCGCGGTGCCCGCCGAGGAGATTTTTTTTCGGGGCTTTCTTGTGAAACGCACCGGCGCAGTCATGTCGTCAGTTTTGTTCGGCCTGGCGCACATTGGTTTCGGCTCCATGGCAGAGATTCTCGGCGCTTTTGTCCTCGGCCTTGTCCTCGCAAAGGCGTTTGAAAGGAACCAAAACCTTTTTCCCAACATTTTTGCCCACATGCTTTACAATGCCGGAGTGGTTTTGCTCGCGGTGATTGCTTGA
- a CDS encoding DNA-directed RNA polymerase — protein MYALCRIRDTVRVPPKDFSGKLDLSVLKMVQEEYEGIVDEDLGVVVAVTGASDIGEGKVVPGDGAAYYDATLDLLVYKPVLQEVVEGEVSEITEFGAFVRVGPIEGLVHVSQVMDDFINYDPKSTSFVGKKTGRKLSKEESVLARVVTASLKGNVSNSKMGLTMRQPHLGKEEWAKADEKARKKKESEPPKIASKGKPKDAKQSR, from the coding sequence ATGTATGCGTTGTGCAGGATAAGGGACACTGTCAGGGTGCCTCCAAAGGATTTTTCGGGAAAGCTTGATCTTTCCGTGCTGAAAATGGTGCAGGAAGAATATGAGGGCATTGTCGACGAGGACCTCGGCGTTGTTGTCGCTGTCACTGGCGCTTCCGACATTGGCGAGGGCAAGGTCGTGCCGGGCGACGGCGCAGCGTATTACGATGCCACCCTGGACCTGCTTGTCTACAAGCCTGTTTTGCAGGAAGTCGTCGAGGGCGAGGTTTCTGAAATAACCGAGTTCGGCGCGTTTGTCAGAGTGGGGCCTATTGAAGGTTTAGTGCACGTTTCGCAGGTGATGGATGATTTCATCAATTACGATCCCAAGAGCACTTCGTTTGTCGGCAAGAAGACCGGCAGGAAGCTTTCAAAGGAAGAGTCTGTGCTTGCACGGGTCGTTACGGCAAGCCTGAAGGGCAATGTCTCCAATTCCAAGATGGGTTTGACAATGAGGCAGCCGCATCTGGGCAAGGAAGAGTGGGCCAAGGCCGACGAAAAGGCGAGGAAGAAAAAGGAATCCGAGCCGCCGAAAATTGCTTCCAAGGGAAAGCCCAAGGATGCCAAGCAGTCAAGGTGA
- a CDS encoding 30S ribosomal protein S24e, with the protein MKVEISGREKNDLFSREEVSFVVKDAKVTPSKKELREKLSALTNANPEAVVIGRVVTGFGSTAVSGTAKIYKDAAAMKKAEPKFLLERNFGKQSADASAKPGEKAEEAKAEPAAKPKPEKKADAKK; encoded by the coding sequence ATGAAAGTTGAAATTTCGGGCAGGGAAAAAAACGACCTGTTCTCAAGGGAAGAGGTTTCGTTTGTCGTGAAGGATGCGAAAGTGACGCCGTCGAAAAAGGAATTGCGTGAAAAGCTTTCCGCTTTGACAAACGCCAATCCGGAAGCAGTGGTAATCGGCAGGGTTGTCACTGGTTTCGGCTCCACAGCAGTTTCCGGCACTGCGAAAATCTACAAGGACGCAGCGGCAATGAAAAAAGCCGAACCGAAATTCCTGTTGGAGCGCAATTTCGGCAAGCAAAGCGCTGACGCTTCCGCAAAGCCGGGCGAAAAAGCAGAGGAAGCCAAGGCCGAGCCGGCTGCAAAGCCAAAGCCCGAAAAGAAGGCAGATGCAAAGAAATGA
- a CDS encoding 30S ribosomal protein S27ae, which translates to MGKKKKKSTERKGKKPKKKHAKRLKSAAYKVEGSKISRKKDCPKCGAGIFLAEHKDRLSCGKCSYTEWKQAAK; encoded by the coding sequence ATGGGAAAGAAGAAAAAGAAGTCTACTGAAAGAAAGGGCAAGAAGCCCAAGAAAAAGCATGCGAAAAGGCTGAAGTCCGCGGCTTACAAGGTCGAGGGCTCAAAGATTTCGCGCAAAAAGGACTGCCCTAAATGCGGTGCCGGCATCTTTTTGGCCGAGCACAAGGACAGGCTTTCATGCGGCAAGTGCTCTTACACGGAATGGAAGCAGGCTGCCAAGTGA
- a CDS encoding bifunctional N(6)-L-threonylcarbamoyladenine synthase/serine/threonine protein kinase yields the protein MICLGIESTAHTFSVGIVSDDNAKCNILANEKSAFTAKEGGIHPAKAAEHHFENAHGVFLRALKNAGIRESEIDVVSFAQGPGLGPCLRVGAIAARTLSLKLGKPLVGVNHCVAHVEIAKALTGAKDPITVYSSGANTQIIGYENKRYRVYGETLDIGIGNALDSFGRALGLGFPAGPVLDKMYFEAMREAFVELPYSVKGMDLVFSGLVTAAEQKIGKVPEKALAYSFMHTACAMLCEVAERALAHTEKKELMMTGGVAASRALREMLGRMCEARGAKLFVPDWQVCVDNGAMIAWQGLLEFKAGNRTKISDSRVNQKFRTDDVEVNWI from the coding sequence ATGATTTGTTTGGGAATAGAAAGCACCGCCCATACCTTTTCGGTCGGCATTGTCTCGGATGACAACGCAAAATGCAACATTCTGGCGAACGAAAAAAGCGCTTTCACCGCAAAGGAAGGGGGCATCCATCCCGCCAAGGCGGCGGAGCACCATTTTGAAAACGCGCACGGCGTTTTCCTTCGCGCCCTGAAGAATGCAGGCATCCGCGAAAGCGAAATAGACGTTGTTTCTTTTGCGCAGGGTCCAGGCCTCGGCCCGTGCCTTCGCGTCGGCGCGATTGCCGCAAGGACGCTTTCATTGAAACTCGGCAAACCATTGGTCGGAGTCAACCATTGCGTTGCCCACGTCGAAATCGCAAAAGCCCTTACCGGAGCAAAGGACCCGATAACGGTTTATTCTTCGGGCGCGAACACCCAGATTATCGGCTACGAGAACAAACGCTATAGGGTTTACGGCGAAACCCTTGACATTGGCATAGGAAACGCATTGGATTCTTTCGGCAGGGCGCTCGGCCTGGGCTTTCCCGCAGGCCCGGTCCTGGACAAAATGTATTTTGAGGCGATGCGGGAAGCTTTTGTCGAACTGCCGTATTCGGTCAAGGGCATGGACCTTGTCTTTTCCGGCCTTGTCACTGCGGCGGAGCAGAAAATCGGAAAGGTTCCGGAAAAGGCTCTGGCTTATTCTTTCATGCACACTGCCTGCGCAATGCTTTGCGAGGTTGCGGAAAGGGCCTTGGCTCACACGGAAAAAAAAGAACTGATGATGACGGGGGGAGTTGCTGCAAGCAGGGCCTTGCGTGAAATGCTCGGCAGGATGTGCGAAGCCCGCGGCGCAAAACTGTTTGTTCCGGACTGGCAGGTGTGCGTGGACAACGGTGCAATGATTGCATGGCAGGGTTTGCTTGAATTCAAAGCGGGAAACAGGACAAAAATTTCCGACAGCCGCGTGAACCAGAAATTCCGCACCGACGATGTTGAGGTCAACTGGATTTAA